A stretch of DNA from Brevibacterium ihuae:
TGCGCGCCCGGGCGACGGCTTCGCGCGTGCGCAGAGCGCCGATGCCCGCGATCACCGGGATGTCGCGGGCCTCCTCGAGGATCGTGCGCAGCGCCGTCGTCCACTCCTGCCGGTCGAGGTACGCGTACGACCCGGTCGAGCCGAGCGCGCCGATGCTGTCGACGACCTGGGTGCCATCGTCGTCGGCGGCCAGCCGGCGGACCATCGTGCGCAGCGCCTCTCCGTCGAGCACGTCCGCGCGCAGCGGAGTGAGCGGGTAGGCGGAGAGGCCGCGGAACGGCCCGTCCGGCACGACGGTCGCGGCCTCCCCGCTCGCCCCGTGTCGACCCGTCATCACTGCCGACCGCCGATGATCGCGGCCGCGATGTCCTCGAGACCGCGGAACTGTGCGGTGCGCATCGCGTCGTCGGTGGGCGCGGGCCAGGAGCTGTGCTTGGCGATGACGACGCCGTGGTCGAGGTCGATGTAGAGGGCCTGGCCGTGGATGCCCACGGCGAGCAGGACCGGGGCGTCGACGTCGGGGATGTACCAGAAGTTCCGGTAGGTGCCGTTCGAGAAGTCGCGGATGTGCCCGCCCGCCCGCCAGCGCGCGGCGTCGCCGGTGAAGAGATCGCGCACGAAACCCTCCGGAACCGGTGCTCTGCCGGCCGCGAGGTGGTGGCCGAGGCGCGCGAGGTCGCGGGTCGAGCAGGAGAGGCCGCCGGCCGCCCGCCCCGCGCCGTGGGCGTCGAGGGTGAGGTCCGCGTCGGACTCCGCGCCGATCGGCTGCCAGATGTACGTCGAGTACAGATCCGCCAGGCGTCGTCCGGTGATGCGTTCGAGCATCCATCCGGCCATGTCGGTCGTCGGCGACGCGTAGTGGTATTCGGAGCCCTCGGGCGCCCGCCGCTCGAGGGTGGGCAGGAACGCATGGAGCCCGTCGCTCCCGCCCGGGATCCAGCCGGTCGAGCGGCGGTATTCGATCATGCGCGGGTCGCCCATCTCGTAGTCCTCGGAGAAGGCGAGCGGGACCGCCATGTCGAACAGCGACTGGATCTCCACGTCGAACGCGGACCCCTCGACCTCCGGGACGTACTGCGTCACCGGATCGGTGAAGGCGAACGCGCCCTCGGCCGCGAGGATCCCTCCGAGGAGACCGGTGAGCGACTTCGTGACGCTGAAGTTGATGTGCAGGTCGTGGGCGGACAGGTCCTCGGCGTACCACTCGAACGCGAGCTCGCCCCCGGAGAGCACGACGATCGAGTCGGTGGCCGTGCTGTCGAGGTACGTCCCGACGGGGACTCCGCTGCGGCGGAGCGGCGTATCGAGCGTCACCGCGCTGCGCCCGGCTGCGCCGAGCTCGAACGTGCTGTGCCCGCGCGCCACCCGGGCGGTGGGGATGATCTCGCGGACATGGGTGAATCCCCAGCGGTTGGCCTCCGGGGTCATCCAGCTGGCCAGCAGCGTCGTCATGGGCTCTCCTCGACGGGTGGGAGGTGAGGGGAA
This window harbors:
- a CDS encoding serine hydrolase domain-containing protein — translated: MTTLLASWMTPEANRWGFTHVREIIPTARVARGHSTFELGAAGRSAVTLDTPLRRSGVPVGTYLDSTATDSIVVLSGGELAFEWYAEDLSAHDLHINFSVTKSLTGLLGGILAAEGAFAFTDPVTQYVPEVEGSAFDVEIQSLFDMAVPLAFSEDYEMGDPRMIEYRRSTGWIPGGSDGLHAFLPTLERRAPEGSEYHYASPTTDMAGWMLERITGRRLADLYSTYIWQPIGAESDADLTLDAHGAGRAAGGLSCSTRDLARLGHHLAAGRAPVPEGFVRDLFTGDAARWRAGGHIRDFSNGTYRNFWYIPDVDAPVLLAVGIHGQALYIDLDHGVVIAKHSSWPAPTDDAMRTAQFRGLEDIAAAIIGGRQ